The Desmodus rotundus isolate HL8 chromosome 2, HLdesRot8A.1, whole genome shotgun sequence region GGATGAGCCAATTGACAACCCCGTGCACCCTCTCCCTTGGCTGCAGAGCTAACCAGCCATCTTcagctgccctctccccacactccGGGTAGCAAGAAACAAGTTCGGAGCCCCCCGAGGGGGAGGGCCTGGTACCCCTTGGCTTCCCGCCTCGACGCAGCGCCAGTGCCTCACCTGCGGATACAGGTGCCGCGTGAAGTGCTCCTGCGACACACCCTCGAGCCGGGGCACCTGCAGGCGCTCCACGGCCATGGTGGTTCGCGCTCGCCCTCTCCCACGTCTCGGAAACGTAAAATCTCTAACACGTCCTCCCAAATCCGCTCCGCCCGGAAACACGACGTGGAGAGAAAAGGGCCGGGAAGCCGCTGAACTCGCGAGAGCGGGGCGGGTCGAGTGCTAGGCTCCGGGGCTCCGTGCGTCGCGTGGCTGGAGAGCGGGGATGCCGCGGACTCACCAGAGGTGGCAGCAACTGGCCGGCTTTACTCCTCAGCCTCTCTCCGAGCCCAGCGTAGGTGGTGGTTTCCCACCGACTTTCTTTCCATTGTGCACCAGCAAGCCCAGGGGTGAAAGGTCACGAAGATGGCGCTGGCTGTTCGTCTTTTACCCCGCTTGCTCTTCTATGGGTCTCTGCCCCACGGAGCCGCCAGACCCCGGACCTCCGGAGCAGCCGACGTGAGGCCGCCGTTGGCTGGACTTTGCTGCTTCTGCCGCCGCCACCACCTGGGCTCGAGAACGGCCCCTTTTCTTTCAGTCACTTGGGTCTCGGCGGCCTCGCCGCTGCCTGCTCTGGGCCCCCAGCGTCCCCGGCTGAGCCCTCCGGGACTGGCCGCAGCCCTCCCTGCTTTCCCGGCCGGCGCTCGGCGCAGCTACAGCACTGAGGAGCAGCCCCAGCAACGCCAGAAAACCAAGATGTTCATTCTGGGCTTCTCCAACCCCATCAACTGGATTCGGACTCGAATTTACGCCTTCCTTATCTGGGCCTATTTCGACAAAGAGTTCAACATCACAGAATTCTCAGAGGGAGCGAAGCAGGTTTGTTTATTTCCCTGTACGCTTCTCGTGCATTCAGCTATTACACGCAAAAGTGTTTAGCAGTGAGGTGTCGTCACTGGCCCCAGATTATCAAACGTGGGTAGTGACCCTTCGGCCACTTCTTGACTTTAAATTTAGCGTGTGCTTCTTTTTCTATGTCGCCGAGGTCCTCC contains the following coding sequences:
- the MAIP1 gene encoding m-AAA protease-interacting protein 1, mitochondrial, whose protein sequence is MALAVRLLPRLLFYGSLPHGAARPRTSGAADVRPPLAGLCCFCRRHHLGSRTAPFLSVTWVSAASPLPALGPQRPRLSPPGLAAALPAFPAGARRSYSTEEQPQQRQKTKMFILGFSNPINWIRTRIYAFLIWAYFDKEFNITEFSEGAKQAFAHVSKLLSECKFDLLEELVAKEVLHVLKEKVTSLPDNHKNALAADLDEIVYTSTGDISIYYDEKGRKFVSILMCFWYLTSANIPSETLSGARVFQVKLGDQNVETKQLLSASYEFHREFTQGVKPDWTISRIDHSKLLE